From Roseateles sp. SL47:
CGCGAGGTTCGCCACGCCGCTGGCGCCATGCAGGTCGCCGCTCACAAGCGCAGGCGTTTGCCGCTGCCACCCGTCACGCAGATCGGGGCCGAGACGCAGCGCCGTGAAGCCGAACTCGTCGGCCCGATAGGGTTCGCCGTTCAGGTCGGAGAAGAGCAGCCCGATCGGCGGACGGCTGCTACCGGCCTGAGCCATCGCATTCCGCGCAGCACCTGAAAGCCCTGCGCCGACACAGGGACGCTCCCCGTGGCGATCCGTGGGCTCAAGCTCCGTCGCACAGCCCAGTAGCCGAGCCCAGGGCGGTGCACTAAAGCTGGATGGCTCAGGCGCTGTCACCAAGGCCAGGGCGGCAGCGCCTTCTCCCGGGACGCGCCCATGCGCGAGCGCACGAGGGCCCGCGGGACGATGCACGTGGGCGCCATGCAGCAGATTCTGGGCGTCCAGCCATGCAAGGGATTCAGCGTCGGTCGCCGCATCCGTGGCCAGCACGACGGCAAGGGGTTGGACCTCCCCCGACCTCGTCGACGCCTCTCGGAGCGCGTTCCGCGCCTGTTCGAGCGCAAGCAGCCCGGCAGCATGGCCGCCGCGGACCACATGCACCTTCGACCATGGCCAAAGGTCCTGTGTCATTGCCTGCCGCATGGCGGCGGGGAGGTCCGCCGGCACGCCCGGACGGTGCTCGTCGGGCAGCACCAGCCACAGCCAGCGCGGGCGATCCAACAGAGACTCCCAATGCGGCGCAAGCGCCGTTGTCAGCTGTGCGAGCGCGTGGCGCGCCAGCCAGCCCCAGCGGTGGGCATCCGGACTGCCTTCGATCCCATCTTCCGGATCTGGGAAGCTACTCACGCGGACGGGGACGCCCGCACGGTCCCGGTAACTTGGATGACGGCGCATCAGGCTCAACTGGGCACGCAACGCGGCGTCCGCCAGCGCCATGGTGGGCCCCGACGGAAAGCAGCAGGAGGCCGCCAGCAACCACAGAGGCACATCGGTGCTCAT
This genomic window contains:
- a CDS encoding beta-ketoacyl synthase, whose protein sequence is MSTDVPLWLLAASCCFPSGPTMALADAALRAQLSLMRRHPSYRDRAGVPVRVSSFPDPEDGIEGSPDAHRWGWLARHALAQLTTALAPHWESLLDRPRWLWLVLPDEHRPGVPADLPAAMRQAMTQDLWPWSKVHVVRGGHAAGLLALEQARNALREASTRSGEVQPLAVVLATDAATDAESLAWLDAQNLLHGAHVHRPAGPRALAHGRVPGEGAAALALVTAPEPSSFSAPPWARLLGCATELEPTDRHGERPCVGAGLSGAARNAMAQAGSSRPPIGLLFSDLNGEPYRADEFGFTALRLGPDLRDGWQRQTPALVSGDLHGASGVANLAMAAYQLSKLATEQGCLVLSSSDDPLRGAALLASAGTGNNLPLEVQAWR